Genomic window (Nilaparvata lugens isolate BPH chromosome 7, ASM1435652v1, whole genome shotgun sequence):
tagaaatttagaaattggggtaccttaatttttttcggaaagcaatactttccttgcctatgctaatagggcaaggaaagtaataaggcAAGGCAAGTAAAAACGGTACCACTTATATTCCATGTTAtactcatattatttattatattatgatgttTGGTGTCTGATTTCTGGTGAATGcgtgaataatatttatcatttttccaTACATAGGATAATTGTGCTAAAAAAGGTGATCTAGTAAAATGTTTCTGGACTGATATTGGTAATAGCAATTATGACAATTCTTTTTACGCTTCCACGTTTTTGAACGTTCAGTGGATTCCATATGTGGGTTTCTTCAAGGAAGGAAAGAAGGTGAGCTGAATCACATATATGAAGATCAAAAACATTTATGAATATATTGGTATATATTTTCTAATTGAATAGCAAGGCTACTATATTATCTGATTTTACAGTCATTAGATTAGAATAGGCCTACATCAGAAAATTGATCAGTAATCTTCAACTTTGCTTGACgttttcaatcattcaatcacggcttaggccggttacagagctcgaccgaccgtcagtgcgtatgtaccatcctgaccgtacgcatcgatgaatcagttttacacattcagagctcgaccgaccgtcagtgcgtatgtataccatcctgaccatacatcagtttttctgactcacaaaatggacgcctttacagattgtttaattgcagcttattataTTCGTAAACGGaagattaaaagacgtagatatcaagttcacccgatggtcgcccaaagagcatttcaaagggaatttagtaccattatatacattattgcttggggtgaagatacatttttcaactacctcagaatgtccatcagaaattttgatgagttatttcgagcttgtatcaccattgggaatacttgcagtcactttaagctacggatcaaatgAATGtagattatattaataatatatgattttttcaataaaaaatttagaaatgactgaagaaatgtatagaaaaactctgaattcaaatatgacactattaattgaattaatttattatgctattcaattcaatatcagctgattgtagggcagaggtgtcagcacattggttatgttgcgattaggctactgatcagtacagccaTAGCCACTTCTAATACAGGTGACTTATgcattagaggtggctatggtacaGCTCTGGaagcttctatttgtttcaatagcgcgtcagtcgaccgatggaacggatgcgcacgagttCGACCAAACGATGGTCTTCGTACGCAATGTAAAACacatggtcctgaccgtgcgcatgcgtgccgtcagtcctgctctgtacggatacatggaatatctatggaaaagacaagcgcgactgacgtacgcactgacggtcggtcgagctctgtagcCGGCCTTAAGAATCCACCTGCAATATTGCGGGTGACCATCGCTGACATGCGACTCGCTGTGTAGCGCACAAGGCTTTAGGACTTTGAACCCTTGAAGGGTGGGCTACTTGAAACCTATAAAAAGTCACGACTATCtccttgaaaaaaatatatacattagctcagcaacaaaattgacaagattggtttataatttcaatgcatgaaataattaatcagtGGAAGAGCCCTGGCAGCCTTCAGACAAGTGAGATGAAAAGGTAAGCGAAATACATTGTACTGGGCAATTCTAATATTTAGTATGATTGTTCAAAGCTTCAATGTCTTATCTTTGACTATGtacatttttcaacagaaattgaatttgtCTTGCTCTTTccacatcaaattgaagagaatttaatgctctataagcatTAATTCAATGCTTAAGAATGCTCATAATTAGCATGGATTTTAccatcgatttttgaaaagttataagagcaaaaataggaggcaaacgtgtttttttcaaatatttcatatcTTTTAAGAGTGGATATCTtgaaaactagagaagatatagaaaaaaatgttgaattttgtaggaaattatgtaagctttaattttgtatataacagttatttccgtaagatacatagttttcgttTTATATGCGATGATACCTTTGAACCATCCCTTTTTAACTTTTCTAACTTTTGTTGtctacctccttactaccctaaacagagctgaggggtcaaaaattgtcttccaaacttttccctctataacctttccttgactagACTAGTACCGTTCCATACTATCAACAGAATGAAAACAATTCTAATAAAATGGTCTTAATATGTTTCAGATAGCCGCCGCAAACCAGAAATTTGCTgataaaaacagaaaaaatgtgAATGCTGGTTTTAGAATATTTATATAGGCTGCAAGTATTCTTCAATTCCAGAGCGATTTGCCACAACCATTTTTTAgatcttttaaatattttaatcaatattactaataatagaatgtaaaaatataaataaattttagaaaTGTAAAGATTAACATACTTTCTGTAACGGAATTTGTTATGTAAGTgttgtcattgaataaaacttgatttgattctattcaatttcacaAATATTAAATTACATTCAAATGAATTAGATTGAAtagtcaattttttcaaatcaattgaaattaaattttcacttTGAAAAGAGATTTTAGTActgttaattttcatttttacattACAAATAGTACTTGAACTTCAGATTATCTcaatcatgatatattatataatagattGTGGCCCATCTTCTTTAGTTTGATTTACTTTATactgttaagctgcgtttacaccaaagttattaacaaaatgtttatttttccgtctttatagattctattagattgaacggaatttGACAAACAcgtatgttcatcatgtgtatgataagttatgttaaaTCTAATTAGAataggacggagaaataaacattttgttaataactttggtgtaaacgcagctttagcaTTCGTTAAATGGGACTCATTAATGTTACTGTATTATAACCTTAtctaatttgggagaggaatagcacaaggttaacttattttttctctccctatcatgtatgaatcaa
Coding sequences:
- the LOC111064317 gene encoding uncharacterized protein LOC111064317, which gives rise to MLRFTFTILIITILGRHQVLAYPDIKWVYNSDDFNTQVQAEENVVFILTAQNCPTCPDVLKQVVDNCAKKGDLVKCFWTDIGNSNYDNSFYASTFLNVQWIPYVGFFKEGKKIAAANQKFADKNRKNVNAGFRIFI